The DNA sequence AATCGAGGAAGATCCCGCTACAAAGGATGTAACGGTGGTTGCTGAGAATACGGCAACCGGGGCAAAAGTCCATGAAAAGGTGGATATGGCTGTCCTGGCCACGGGGATGCAGCCCGCCATGGCCGGGACAAATATTTCTCTTAATGTTCCATTGAACGAGAGCAGCTTTGTTCTGGCCGATCCACAGAGGGGAATTTCTGCCTGTGGCTGTGCCAAAGAACCCCTGGATGTTGTTTCCTGTGCTGAGACTGCTACCGGAGCAGCGATGAAGGCTATTCAAACTTTGGTGAGGAGGTAGGTAGATGGAAAAGAAATACGGAGTATACATCTGTACCGGCTGTGATATCGGTAAATCACTTGATATAGAAAAGCTGTCTGCGGTAGCTGCCAGTTCCAAGGTTCCACTTTGTAAAACCCATCCTTTCCTGTGCGGTCCGGCCGGTGTTGACTTGATAAAACAAGATATCGCAGGGGAGGGGGTCAATACCTTGATCATCGCTGCCTGTTCACCAAGGGTCATGTATGATGTTTTTGAATTCGGCCCTGTACTGGTGGAGAGGGTAAATCTGCGGGAAGGCGTGGTCTGGAGCCATGAGGCAAAAAAAGCAGGAGGCGAAGGAGAAGAGGCGGCCATTGATCCGGAGTTTCAGATGCTGGCCGAGGATTACCTGCGTATGGGGATTATAAAGACCCAAAAAGGTGAGCTTCCTGAGCCCTATAAACCGGAAGAGGAGATTAATAAGAAGATCCTGGTTATTGGCGGGGGTGTGACGGGTATGAGCGCAGCCCTTGATGCGGCCAGTGTCGGCTATGAGGTCACTCTCGTGGAAAAAGAGAAGGAATTGGGCGGGTTTGCGGCCAAGCTCTATAAACAGGCGGCCAGGACCTACCCATATACCGATATAGAGACACCGGACATCCAGTCCAAGATCAGCGCGGTTAGTAGCCATGCGAAGATCAATGTACGCACAGAGACGGAGGTGTCCCGTATAGCCGGTGCGCCGGGGCTATATCATGTCTCGTTTAAACCGGCGGGGACTGAAGGTGAGTGGGATGTGCCTCCTAAGGCAGCCGCTCCAGCAACAGAGGAGGCCAAACCGGCCGAGGGTGGAGAAGCCGCTGAGGCGGGTGGCCGGGCATACAAGGATATCCTGCTCCAGGACGAGAATGCAGAACGCTACGGCGCGGTAATATTGGCTACCGGGTGGAGGCCTTACGATGCCAATAAACTGGATGCCCTGGGCTTTGGCAAGTATCCAAATGTGATTACCAACGTGATGATGGAGGAGATGGCGGCGAAAGGCTCCCTGGTCCGGCCTTCGGATGGAAAACCGGTAAAGAGTGTGGCCTTTATTCAGTGTGCCGGCCAGCGGGATGAAAAACATCTTCCGTACTGTTCTGCGACATGCTGTATCACCTCCCTCAAGCAGGCTAAATATGTGCGGGAACAAGGTGAAGACGCCAAGGCGTTTATTTTCTACAAGGATATGCGCACCCCGGGCCAGTATGAGAATTTCTATAAGAGCATGCAGCAGGATCCGGGGGTTTTTCTGACCAAGGGAGATGTAGTATCCATTACCGAGGATGCCAGGAAAGGCTTGACCGTAGAGGTTGATAATACCCTTATCGGAGAAAAAATTGAGGTGAACGTGGACATGGTGGTCTTGGCCACCGGCATGGTCCCCACGACCCAGGATGAGGCCATTATTAATCTGGCCTACCGCCAGGGGCCCGGCTTTATAGACCTGGAGTTATTTAATGGTTTCGCGGATTCCAATTTTATCTGTTTTCCTTACGAGACCAGGCGAACCGGTGTCTATGCGGCGGGCACGGTCCGGCAGCCGATGACCATACCTATGTGTGAAGACGATGCGGCCGGCGCGGCCCTCAAGGCCATTCAGTGTATAGAATCGGCCTATAGGGGCGTATCGGTTCATCCGCGTTCCGGGGATATGAGCTATCCGGAGTTCTTCTTCGCAAGATGTACACAGTGTAAGCGATGCACCGAAGAATGTCCGTTTGGGGCATTGGATGACGATGAGAGAGGAACACCCAAGCCCAATCCCACGCGGTGCCGGCGCTGTGGCACCTGTATGGGGGCCTGCCCGGAGAGGATCATCGGGTTCAAAAATTACAACATTGACATGATCGGCTCCATGGTGAAGTCCTTTGAAGTGCCGGAGGACGACGGTATATACAGGGTTATCGCCTTTGTCTGTGAGAACGATGCCTACCCGGCTATGGATATGGCCGCCATGAAGGGGCTTAAGTTCCCGGCGGGCATAAGGGTTATCCCGGTGCGTTGCCTGGGCTCTATGAATATGGTCTGGATTAAAGATGCCATGTCCAGAGGCATCGATGGCGTTATCCTTCTGGGGTGCAAGTATGGCGATGATTATCAATGCCACTTTGCCAAGGGCAGTGAGCTGGCCAACAGGCGTATGGATAACGTGGGCGAGACATTAAAATCTCTGGCCCTTGAATCAGAACGTGTTAAACTGGTACAGGTGGCCATTGACGAATATGATAAGATACCACAGATTTTCAATGAATTTATGGAGCAGATGGAGGCCATGGGCCCCAGCCCCATGAAAGGCTTTTAGGAGGTATGTGAAATGGCAGGTTATTCACTTGATCCCGATGTTAAATTTATTGCGGAGATCCAGAAATTAGGCGGAGAGTCTCTGAAGAAGTGCTATCAGTGCGCGACATGTTCGGTTATTTGCCCCCTGTCTTCAGACGAAAAGCCTTTCCCGCGAAAAGAGATGATCTGGGCGCAGTGGGGGCTGAAGGACAAACTGGTCAAGAATGGCGATATCTGGGCATGCCACCAGTGCGGTGATTGTTCGACCTATTGCCCGCGCGGGGCCAGGCCGGGCGATGTTATCGCGGCGGCGCGTGCTTACGCTATCAGGGAATATGCCTTCCCAAGATTCATGGGCAACCTGGTCGGCGAGGGTAAGTATCTACCGGTGATTTTGGCTATCCCCCTGGTGATAATCCTGCTGGTCCTTGCCGCCCTGGGGAATTTAAAGATCCCGGCGGGCGAGATTGTTTATTCGAAATTTTTGCCGATCAAGTTTGTGGATTCCATATTTTTGCCCTTTGCCGGTCTGGCCATAATTTCCCTGGGGCTGGGATTAAGAAATTTCTGGAATGACATAAGCCCCAGTCGTTACAGGTATCTGGTCGGGCGAAACTTTTTAAAGTCACTGGTGGAGACCATTGTCGAGGTGCTGGGGCATGTGCGCTTTAGAAAGTGCGGGACAAACGTGGGGCGCCTTACCGCCCATCTGGCCGTGTTTTACGGGTTTGTCGGTCTCTTTATAACTACAAATATCGTGGTGTTTTACGAATATATCCTCCACAGGGAGACTCCCCTGCCGTTATATGATCCGGCCAAGATCATCGGAAATATCAGCGCGATTATCCTCTTTATCGGTATTTCCCTGATTATAAGGAACAGGCTGGCGAACCCGGATCAAAGTAGTTCTTATTTTGACTGGGCGCTTATACTCATGATATTAGGCGTAACGGTATCCGGGATACTTACGGAACTCTTGCGGCTGGCAGATATCGCCACCCTTGCCTATCCGATGTACGTTCTTCACCTGATGTTTGTCTTCTATATCATAGGATACCTGCCCTATTCCAAGCTGGCGCACATGGTGTACCGTACGGTAGCTCTGGCTTACAAAAGACATATAGAGACAAAATCGGAGCCTGTCAGGTAACAGTTGCTGACTGAATCAAATGAAAAAGCCCCGCGGGATATGTCCCACGGGGCTTTTTATTATTCCCTGTTCTGTTCCTGCCAGGATTAAGGCGTAGTCCTGGCAGCCGCTTGTCCGGCTTTTTCTCTCATTTCCCGGACCTTGGCCTGCAATACCTCGTCCTTGAGTTTGACTGCCTCTGCCCCGAAAAGGGCGGACTTCAGCCAGTCAAATCCAAATTTCATCAGCTCTAATTCATCCCTTTTTATTTTTGCTATAGTTTCATCGCTTATATTATATTTTTCCAGGAATGAGCTTTCAAAAACAAACCGCTTGAATTTATCAATATCCGAATAGACCATAAAGAACATCTGTAAGGCCTGTTGGCTAAGCTCAGCGGTCGGACCATAGGATTTTTTCCTGAGGATAATCTCCATCCAGCCTCTATTCATTTCATCATATATATCCACACCCTGGTCTTTTCTCCATTCTTCTATGGTCCATTCCTTATCTTCCTGAAACCCGAGGCAGTGGTTTTCCCGAACCATGAAATAAAAGTCCTCTTCCCTGACTTTCTCCTTGTTCTTCTCTTTAAACGTAGTCCTACCTAAGGGATAGTATCTGCAAGTTGAAGGGCGATCGGAATATATCGTACAACCATCCGGGGTTACAAACGGACAGAGTTCGTCTTTCCCATCCAGCATCTTTAAGGTAATTACCGGAAGCTGGGTATGGCCGAGGAAATCAAGTTTGGTGTACTTTTGGAGAAACTCTTCTGAGGACATCTTGAGCCGGTTCTTGATACGCATGATGTCGTAGGGCGGCAAGATTATATTGATGCCACGGCAGCAAAGGGTAAAACATTTTACGCCCTTATGGCACCGGAATCTAAACCGGCTGTCAAGGTTATATCTGGTCGGTTCTATCATAGATTTTTCTGAAGAAGTTTGTCCTGTTTTTTGCTCTTCCATATATCCACCTTTTAAAAGACTACTTAGTTTTCATCCGGAAGCCCAAAAACTCCGGATGGAGCTTTCAGCCTTCAGCTATCAGCGTTCAGCTTAAGATGCCGTCTGCCTTGATTTTTTGCTGAGAGCTGACGGCTGATGGATGAACGCTATTTATCTGCAAAAACTACCTTAATAATGGCTTAGTGTAAAGGATATTTTTCCCGGCATAGCTTT is a window from the Thermodesulfobacteriota bacterium genome containing:
- a CDS encoding FAD-dependent oxidoreductase, giving the protein MEKKYGVYICTGCDIGKSLDIEKLSAVAASSKVPLCKTHPFLCGPAGVDLIKQDIAGEGVNTLIIAACSPRVMYDVFEFGPVLVERVNLREGVVWSHEAKKAGGEGEEAAIDPEFQMLAEDYLRMGIIKTQKGELPEPYKPEEEINKKILVIGGGVTGMSAALDAASVGYEVTLVEKEKELGGFAAKLYKQAARTYPYTDIETPDIQSKISAVSSHAKINVRTETEVSRIAGAPGLYHVSFKPAGTEGEWDVPPKAAAPATEEAKPAEGGEAAEAGGRAYKDILLQDENAERYGAVILATGWRPYDANKLDALGFGKYPNVITNVMMEEMAAKGSLVRPSDGKPVKSVAFIQCAGQRDEKHLPYCSATCCITSLKQAKYVREQGEDAKAFIFYKDMRTPGQYENFYKSMQQDPGVFLTKGDVVSITEDARKGLTVEVDNTLIGEKIEVNVDMVVLATGMVPTTQDEAIINLAYRQGPGFIDLELFNGFADSNFICFPYETRRTGVYAAGTVRQPMTIPMCEDDAAGAALKAIQCIESAYRGVSVHPRSGDMSYPEFFFARCTQCKRCTEECPFGALDDDERGTPKPNPTRCRRCGTCMGACPERIIGFKNYNIDMIGSMVKSFEVPEDDGIYRVIAFVCENDAYPAMDMAAMKGLKFPAGIRVIPVRCLGSMNMVWIKDAMSRGIDGVILLGCKYGDDYQCHFAKGSELANRRMDNVGETLKSLALESERVKLVQVAIDEYDKIPQIFNEFMEQMEAMGPSPMKGF
- the qmoC gene encoding quinone-interacting membrane-bound oxidoreductase complex subunit QmoC, which produces MAGYSLDPDVKFIAEIQKLGGESLKKCYQCATCSVICPLSSDEKPFPRKEMIWAQWGLKDKLVKNGDIWACHQCGDCSTYCPRGARPGDVIAAARAYAIREYAFPRFMGNLVGEGKYLPVILAIPLVIILLVLAALGNLKIPAGEIVYSKFLPIKFVDSIFLPFAGLAIISLGLGLRNFWNDISPSRYRYLVGRNFLKSLVETIVEVLGHVRFRKCGTNVGRLTAHLAVFYGFVGLFITTNIVVFYEYILHRETPLPLYDPAKIIGNISAIILFIGISLIIRNRLANPDQSSSYFDWALILMILGVTVSGILTELLRLADIATLAYPMYVLHLMFVFYIIGYLPYSKLAHMVYRTVALAYKRHIETKSEPVR
- a CDS encoding YkgJ family cysteine cluster protein; this translates as MEEQKTGQTSSEKSMIEPTRYNLDSRFRFRCHKGVKCFTLCCRGINIILPPYDIMRIKNRLKMSSEEFLQKYTKLDFLGHTQLPVITLKMLDGKDELCPFVTPDGCTIYSDRPSTCRYYPLGRTTFKEKNKEKVREEDFYFMVRENHCLGFQEDKEWTIEEWRKDQGVDIYDEMNRGWMEIILRKKSYGPTAELSQQALQMFFMVYSDIDKFKRFVFESSFLEKYNISDETIAKIKRDELELMKFGFDWLKSALFGAEAVKLKDEVLQAKVREMREKAGQAAARTTP